GCGACGAGCTCGCGGATCGGTGCGGCATCGTCGGTGCGCACGCACGAGAACCCGGTCGGCTGGTCGTAGGCGCCTACCAGCACGGTCGGCAGGCCGAGGTCGTCGAGGAACGGCACGCGCCAGTCGTCGGTACGCAGATCGAGCAGGAGCGCCCCGTCGGCCCTGCCGTGGGTGAGCGTGCGGTACGCCCGTTCCTCGGCGTGGCGGTCGGGGACGACCTGGAGCAGGAGCGCGGTCTCGGTCTCGGCGAGCACCGACTCGACCCCCGCGATGAAGGCCGGGAAGAAGGAGTCGTTCGCGATGACCTCCGGGTCGCGGGCGAGGACGACTGCGATGGCGTTGGCCCGGCGGGTGGCGAGTGCCCGTGCGCTCTGGCTCGGGGCCCACTCCAGCTTCTCGGCCGCGGCGAGCACCTTCGCCCGCGTCTCCTCGGAGATGGGGCGGTTGCCGCTCAGGGCGTGCGACACGGTGGCCTTCGTGACGCCGGCTTCCCGGGCGACATCGGCGATCGTCGTGCGGCTCATGCCACCTCCTCGTGGACCCGGCACGCGGACAGCGTGAACCGGTTTGACGAGTGTAAACCGGTTTGATTCCGGAAGTCAACGGTCCTGTCGGCGGTCCTGCCCGGTCCCGTCGGCCTTCGAATCACCCAAATGGCGCGACGAAGACGCTGGATACGACCGTTCGCGCGATCCGAAAGCGGAGGACCGGCAGGTCAGACGAAGCGGACGGTCTGCTGCAGGCGCGTCCGGACGTCGAACAGCTCGTTGCCGCCGATCGCACGCGCGTGCGGCACACCCTGACGCAGCACCATGGCGAGCGCACTGCGGCGCACCACCACGACCGGGACTCCGCGACTGGTGCCCAGCGGTGTGACGGCCTGGGCGAGGTCGTCATCGGGCAGCACCACGATGGCGCCGCTGAATCGGACGCGTGCGGCCTTGGCGATCGTTCGCATCCGGCGGAGGGCCGCGGTGACGGGCGCCCGCGTGCCGAGGCTCGGTCCGGTGATCTCGCCGCGACGGAAGCCGACGACCCCGCCGAAGTCCTCCGACATCACGCCGTACAGACCCGAGGGGCCGAGGATCACGTGGTCGAGCTTGTCGTCAGCGTCTGCTCCGGCCACGACGTCGTGCCAGACGGTGTAGCCCATCCCGAGGTCGGAGACCGTGCGCGCCGTCGCCTCTTCCGCGAGGGCATCGGCGAGGAGGCGGCGCACGTCACGCGGTGCCGAGCGCACCAGGGCGGGGTCGTAGGGGTCGGGCACGTCGACGCCGCGGCCCGCCCATTCGCGGATGAGCGCCAGGTAGCGCTCCCGGCGCCAGCCTCCGGGGTGGCCGTAGGCACGGGCGCGCGGACGTGTGTCGGTGCGAGCGGCCGGCGGTCGCCATCCGCTCCACTCGGCACCGGCATCGTGGGTCACGCCGGTTCGGCGGTCGTAGGCGGCGCGGCTCTCGACGGTGCCGACCAGCTCCCACGCGCGCTGCACCTGGATGAAGACAGCGGCGTCGCCGCCCGTGTCCGGATGGGTCTGCCGAAGGCGCAGGCGGTAGGCGCGGCGCAACCCGTCCTCATCGATCGAGGGGTCGACGCCGAGGACCTCATAGGCCGACGCCGAGAGCGGACTGTCGAACATCGCTCTCCCTCCGCGACCGCGGCATCCAGGATATCCACCCCGACTGGCTTCCTTCGCGATTCGAAGGGGGTCAGGCGGGCACGTCGACGATGCGCTCGACGCCGAGCACCGGGACGACTGCTCCCGCGGACGCGGCGGCCAGATCGTCGGTGAGTCGAGGGAGCTCCGTCTGCGGGGCCCACAGCTCGAGCGTGGCCGTCGCGGCATAGGTCGGTTCACCGAGCGTCGCGCCGTGATGAGCCGCCCACTCGCGCAGCAGGTTGTCGTAGCGACCCGCGTCGGCGTGCGGCACCTCGAGCGTCACCTGCCGCAGCGCTGCCCTGCGCACGAGGGCCGCCTGGTCGAGGGTCTCCGACACCGCGGAGGAGTATGCGCGCACGAGCCCTCCCGCCCCGAGCTTCACCCCGCCGAAGTACCGCGTCACCACGGCGACCACGTCGGTCAGGTCACGCCGACGCAGCACTTCCAGCATCGGGATCCCGGCCGTGCCCGAGGGCTCCCCGTCATCCGACGACCGAGCCTGATCGCCGAGCAGGCCGGTGACCATCGCGGTGCAGTTGTGGTTCGCGTCCCAGGCCCTCTTGCGGATCCCCGCGATGACCGCCTCCGCCTGCTCGACCGAGGTCACGGGCTCGACGTGCGTGAGGAAGCGCGACTTGCGGATGACCGTCTCGTGCTCGATCGCGGCGGCGATGGTGGCGGGATAGCTGCGGACGGAGGTCACCCGCCTCACGATACCCAGGCCGCATCCCGCCCGGAGCGGATCCATCGAAGGGTGGAGACCCGTCTCCGCCCCGCGCGCGATCCGCCGGGGAGTCGCGGCGGCTGGACTGGATCCATGCTCCGCACCCTCCGTTCCCTCCCCCTGTGGCTCACCTACCGTCGCGGCGCGTGGGTCTCCCTGCTGATCGCGGTGGTCGCCTTCACCGCCCTCCTCGGTGCGCTCGGACGGGCGTCGCTTCCCGCCGGCACCGACGTCGCCCCGCCCGACTCGGAATCCGCACAGGCGGCGATGCTCGCCGAACAGTTCCCCGACGCGGACGAGCACACGGTGCTGCTGGTCGCCGCCCGTGACGACGGCGGGGAGCTCCGCGACGCCGACCTCACCGCCCTCGGTGCCCTCGCGGCCGACGTCGAGGAGGAGACCGGACACGAACCGCGTGGTCCGATCATCAGCGACGACGGCGAGGCCGCAGCGATCCAGGCGACGCTGACGCTCGACGGCGGTGATGATGCCGCCGCGGAGGCCGTGCACGCTCTGCGCGACACGGTGGCGGCGCATCCGATCGACGGGGTCGGTGTGCAGGTCACCGGTGGTCCCGCGTTCGGTGTGGACGTCGCCTCCGCGTTCGACGGCGCCGACTTCACCTTGCTGATCGTGACCCTCGGGATCGTCGCACTGCTGCTCATCGTCACCTACCGCTCACCCGTGCTCTGGATGATCCCGCTCGTCGTCGTCGCGCTGGCCGATCAGCTGGCGAACAAGGCGACCGCCGCGATCGGCGCCGGGCTCGGTCTGCAGTTCGATTCCGGCATCGTCAGCGTGCTCGTGTTCGGGGCCGGGACGAACTACGCCCTCCTGCTCATCTCGCGCTATCGCGAAGAGCTCGCCCGTGAGGCCGATCACCGCCGCGCCCTGGTCGCCGCGTGGCGGGCCACCGCTCCGGCGATCGTCGCCTCGAACGTCACCGTGGTCCTTGCGCTGTCGACGCTGGCCCTCGCTGTGATCCCGGGCACGCGGGGGCTCGGTATCGCCTCGGCCGTCGGACTCCTGATCGCGCTCGCCGCCGTGCTGCTGGTGCTCCCGCCGGCGCTCGCCGTGTGCGGTCGTCGGCTCTTCTGGCCGTTCGCGCCGCGCGTGGGCGACACCGCCGTCACGGGGCGCGTGTGGGGCGTGGTGGCACAGCGCGTCTCCCGTCGCCCGTGGGTGCCGCTGGTCGGCGGCCTCGCGCTCCTCGGTGTCCTCGCCGGCGGTCTGGCCGGGGCATCCGTCGGGCTCACCCAGGTCGAGAAGTTCCGGGTCGCGTCGGAGTCCGCCGCGGGGCTGACGACGCTCGGGGATCACTTCCCCGCAGGCGAGGCGCAGCCGATAGTCGTGATCGGAGGGACGGCGGAGGCCGAGGCGCTGGCCGCGGCGATCGACGACGTGCCGGGTGTGCTGCGGGTGTCGGCCACGGGCGACAGCAGCGACGGCGCGCTCACCCGTCTGCTCGTCGTCGGAGAGCCGGCACCGGGCACGACCGAGAGTCTCGATCTGGTCCGTGCCGTGCGAGAGGCCGCGGCGTCGGTGCCGGAGGCGGATGCCGCGGTCGGGGGGCCCGTTGCCGCAGATCTCGACGCGCGCGACGGCAATCAGCGCGATCTGCTGCTCATCGTCCCGCTCGTGCTCGCGGTCAGCCTGCTCGTGCTCATCGTGCTGCTGCGCTCCCTGGTGGCACCGGTGCTGCTGCTCGCGGTGAACATCCTCAGCGCGGTCGCGGCGATCGGTGCGGGCACGTGGCTGAGCCGGGTCGTGTTCGGATGGGAGTCGCTCGACCTGCAGGTGCCGCTGCTGTCGTTCCTGTTCCTCGTGGCGCTCGGGATCGACTACACGATCTTCCTCGTCCATCGCGCCAGGATCGAGGCGCTGACGGTCGGGACGCGGCAGGGGATGGTGCGAGCGGTCACCGCGACGGGTGGGGTGATCACCAGCGCCGGAGTCGTGCTCGCGGCGGTTTTCGCGGCGCTCGGGTTGCTGCCCCTGGTCACGCTCGGACAGATCGGGCTCATCGTCGGGATCGGGGTGCTCGTCGACACCTTCGTCGTGCGCACCCTGGTGGTCCCTGCGTTGTTCGCCCTCGTCGGCGAACGGATGTGGTGGCCGCGGAAGGTCGGGGGTGCCGGATCCCGCGCCGATCGACACGGAGACCACCCGCGCGGGGGAGAATACGAGGATGCCGCAGTCGCCGTCCCCGCAGACGCGGGCTGAGCGTCCCGGCCGCGTCGACCCCGCGGCAGGGATCCGCGCGCCGCGCACGTGGGCGAGCCTGGTCGGGTCGATCCGGATCGGCCAGGCCGTCATCACGGTCGTGCTGGTCGCGATCGGCGCCTGGCGTGCGGCCGCCGACGGCGTCCCGCTGCCGTGGGTGCTCGCCCT
Above is a window of Microbacterium aurugineum DNA encoding:
- a CDS encoding LacI family DNA-binding transcriptional regulator, which translates into the protein MSRTTIADVAREAGVTKATVSHALSGNRPISEETRAKVLAAAEKLEWAPSQSARALATRRANAIAVVLARDPEVIANDSFFPAFIAGVESVLAETETALLLQVVPDRHAEERAYRTLTHGRADGALLLDLRTDDWRVPFLDDLGLPTVLVGAYDQPTGFSCVRTDDAAPIRELVAHLRAAGHGRIAHVSGPLDYVHSKARAEAYVEAVGDDELLREGDFTAASGRARTAELLALPDRPTAILYSNDTMAIAGLSYARAQGLSIPQDLAISGFDDDHLSAHLSPALTSVSSDPAARGRAAARLLRAEIIGAPPRTEVVDCNVVHFRESTGSAARA
- a CDS encoding DnaJ domain-containing protein, which codes for MFDSPLSASAYEVLGVDPSIDEDGLRRAYRLRLRQTHPDTGGDAAVFIQVQRAWELVGTVESRAAYDRRTGVTHDAGAEWSGWRPPAARTDTRPRARAYGHPGGWRRERYLALIREWAGRGVDVPDPYDPALVRSAPRDVRRLLADALAEEATARTVSDLGMGYTVWHDVVAGADADDKLDHVILGPSGLYGVMSEDFGGVVGFRRGEITGPSLGTRAPVTAALRRMRTIAKAARVRFSGAIVVLPDDDLAQAVTPLGTSRGVPVVVVRRSALAMVLRQGVPHARAIGGNELFDVRTRLQQTVRFV
- a CDS encoding IMPACT family protein, whose protein sequence is MTSVRSYPATIAAAIEHETVIRKSRFLTHVEPVTSVEQAEAVIAGIRKRAWDANHNCTAMVTGLLGDQARSSDDGEPSGTAGIPMLEVLRRRDLTDVVAVVTRYFGGVKLGAGGLVRAYSSAVSETLDQAALVRRAALRQVTLEVPHADAGRYDNLLREWAAHHGATLGEPTYAATATLELWAPQTELPRLTDDLAAASAGAVVPVLGVERIVDVPA
- a CDS encoding MMPL family transporter, with product MLRTLRSLPLWLTYRRGAWVSLLIAVVAFTALLGALGRASLPAGTDVAPPDSESAQAAMLAEQFPDADEHTVLLVAARDDGGELRDADLTALGALAADVEEETGHEPRGPIISDDGEAAAIQATLTLDGGDDAAAEAVHALRDTVAAHPIDGVGVQVTGGPAFGVDVASAFDGADFTLLIVTLGIVALLLIVTYRSPVLWMIPLVVVALADQLANKATAAIGAGLGLQFDSGIVSVLVFGAGTNYALLLISRYREELAREADHRRALVAAWRATAPAIVASNVTVVLALSTLALAVIPGTRGLGIASAVGLLIALAAVLLVLPPALAVCGRRLFWPFAPRVGDTAVTGRVWGVVAQRVSRRPWVPLVGGLALLGVLAGGLAGASVGLTQVEKFRVASESAAGLTTLGDHFPAGEAQPIVVIGGTAEAEALAAAIDDVPGVLRVSATGDSSDGALTRLLVVGEPAPGTTESLDLVRAVREAAASVPEADAAVGGPVAADLDARDGNQRDLLLIVPLVLAVSLLVLIVLLRSLVAPVLLLAVNILSAVAAIGAGTWLSRVVFGWESLDLQVPLLSFLFLVALGIDYTIFLVHRARIEALTVGTRQGMVRAVTATGGVITSAGVVLAAVFAALGLLPLVTLGQIGLIVGIGVLVDTFVVRTLVVPALFALVGERMWWPRKVGGAGSRADRHGDHPRGGEYEDAAVAVPADAG